The genomic region AAACAATAACTTTCGCGATCATTGAATCATAGTGAGGAGTGATTTCGTCCCCCGCTTCGAATCCGTAGTCAAAGCGACGACCGGGTCCTTCCGGGAAATATTGGAAGGCAAGAACACCTGTGGAGGGAATTCCCACGGAGTAAGGATCTTCAGCATAAATACGGCACTCGATGGCATGACCCCGTGGTTTTAAATTCTCTTGCATCCAGAGCGCCATTCGCCCCATGCGCGTGAGAATTTGCGCCTTGACTAAATCCACACCCATGACGGCTTCGGTCACTGGATGTTCCACTTGCAGGCGTGTGTTCATTTCTAAAAAATAATACTTATCATCTTGAACCAAAAACTCGACGGTCCCTGCCCCGATGTAATTCACTCGCTTCGCCAGCGCGACCGCTCCGCGAGTGATTTCTTCTCGCACGGTGGCCGAAAGAAGCGGAGAGAGAGACTCTTCGATTACTTTTTGATGTCGCCTTTGGATAGAACATTCGCGCTCGTAAAGATGAACTACTTTTCCAGTCAGATCTCCAAAAACTTGAACCTCGATATGTTTCGCACGAATGAGATACTTTTCGAGAAACACTTGACTCGATCCAAACGACGACTGAGCCTCGCGCTGGGCCGATGGGATCAGTTCTCGAGCTTGCTCTGGAGTCGTCATCACCTTCATGCCACGTCCGCCGCCACCAGCGGCCGCCTTCACGATGACGGGATATCCAATACGATCACATTCTTTCACCAACGTTTCGATATCTTGTTGATCCCCTTGATAACCAGGAATCGTTGGTAAACCTAATTCCACAGCGAGTTTCTTTGCGGTGACCTTATCCCCCAACTGGCGGATGGAATCCGGCTCCGGACCAATAAATAAAATATTGTGATCTTTGCAGGCCTGAGCAAATTCGGCATTCTCCGAAAGAAATCCAAATCCTGGATGGAGGGCATCGACGCCGGCACTCAGGGCTCCTTGAATATTTCTTTCGATAGAAAGATAACTCTTAGAGGATTCAGCAGGTCCTATGCAAACGGCCTCGTCGCAAAGTCGGTATGCTCGAGTTTGAATATCGACTTCGGAGTGGAGAAGCACTGTTTTAATCCCCAGCTCTTTACAAGCGGAAATAATTCTTACGGCCACTTCACCGCGGTTGGCGATGGCTAATTTTTTAATTTCCTGCATGACTTCTCCATTGAGGTTCACGACGTTCAAGGAAACTTTTGATTCCTTCTTGGCCCTCGGCACCCACGCGAAGACCAGAGATAAGTTCCGTCGTCACCTTCTTGAGAGAACTCTCGGGCGCTCCGTACACTTGCGAAATGAGATGTTTTGTCGCTCGAACGGCTTGAGGACCATTGCCGTAAATTTGATCGATCACGATCTGAG from Bdellovibrionales bacterium harbors:
- a CDS encoding ATP-grasp domain-containing protein, producing MQEIKKLAIANRGEVAVRIISACKELGIKTVLLHSEVDIQTRAYRLCDEAVCIGPAESSKSYLSIERNIQGALSAGVDALHPGFGFLSENAEFAQACKDHNILFIGPEPDSIRQLGDKVTAKKLAVELGLPTIPGYQGDQQDIETLVKECDRIGYPVIVKAAAGGGGRGMKVMTTPEQARELIPSAQREAQSSFGSSQVFLEKYLIRAKHIEVQVFGDLTGKVVHLYERECSIQRRHQKVIEESLSPLLSATVREEITRGAVALAKRVNYIGAGTVEFLVQDDKYYFLEMNTRLQVEHPVTEAVMGVDLVKAQILTRMGRMALWMQENLKPRGHAIECRIYAEDPYSVGIPSTGVLAFQYFPEGPGRRFDYGFEAGDEITPHYDSMIAKVIVWDESRPRALMKMVTTLKETIFFGVKTNIPFLIDMLQHPDFVNGKMSTA